In Ostrea edulis chromosome 4, xbOstEdul1.1, whole genome shotgun sequence, a single window of DNA contains:
- the LOC125671407 gene encoding uncharacterized protein LOC125671407, with protein MGIVISLLSMATYIVETSLQVNDAATGKDLWRSVLVAIIIVAGFVITNIISAVLVFRTMDFSGKSCGRFICVLLHCGQIGILWRYLKLFMLYDEHDWKEFVLLRTIQTLIQTIPYILLKGYTVLAMEDFSATSVTVICISTISSGFVFTMFNLGNLLFESDEFLDRNHRIKKPFGIFSLVMGTIFMLGSRFGAIVVMSSVLTYWTSIPIGLHFITLTLILSIKAKCNNQCSVFEIMKISGLSLLCVFDVIVNKFKVLRCTEVMYYSAVLVENIIMVATWILLSSKGYVFKLSSVVVLLCTFVFGVILKSCSCGYIEENNEDDDFSSADVFDFEQTNLKLGNSNKKPTKRKPRDINHLSSNTASEIQIESIFTPISESMRRQKEILKSPSSKCSGNGSLVVAESNGDLNSSNSRNTNTLNLSNLTSKQNKNKDKDLEQYNERARMSSLAMEIKSPQVKQKQFFQDNDVKNTNIVSKSPQIKKYSMGKKLDIPLFPQECNDLIGSKEFGSPKPKHILSNSVAEYTMGDSSSDSSYSEYLSYSSYYVDTTDWSSMSCDSDGAVTWPPSTPITLVNLHSLPKERLETSDSVHVWLSRLNEWEPSYETTLPDFDAGSPDTSRSVHSMETEQHKTEIFRRSSSVHEQRQHIYKRKNRYAHHSLDADNPHDHLYVNHVDVAADQVNLELPHTSQTRNIPQNEKKAFLVWNDDSIGPPDVVQESVV; from the coding sequence ATGGGAATCGTAATTTCTCTCCTGAGCATGGCGACATACATCGTAGAAACATCGCTGCAAGTGAACGATGCTGCGACTGGCAAGGACTTGTGGCGGTCGGTCTTGGTTGCCATCATTATTGTCGCAGGATTCGTAATTACAAACATTATATCCGCCGTGTTGGTTTTCAGAACAATGGATTTCTCCGGGAAATCGTGTGGAAGATTCATCTGTGTTCTCCTCCATTGTGGTCAAATCGGAATTCTGTGGAGATACCTCAAACTTTTTATGCTGTATGATGAACACGACTGGAAAGAATTCGTTCTGCTAAGGACAATACAGACCTTAATTCAAACAATACCCTACATTCTCTTAAAAGGATATACAGTGTTAGCGATGGAGGATTTTTCGGCCACATCAGTGACAGTTATTTGTATTTCTACAATCTCCTCTGGGTTTGTGTTCACAATGTTCAACCTCGGTAACTTACTTTTCGAATCGGACGAGTTTCTTGATCGGAATCATCGTATAAAGAAACCATTTGGAATATTTTCTCTTGTGATGGGAACGATCTTCATGTTAGGGTCCCGTTTTGGTGCTATTGTGGTAATGTCATCTGTATTAACATATTGGACCAGTATTCCCATTGGCCTTCATTTCATAACTTTAACGCTAATACTTTCAATCAAAGCTAAGTGCAATAATCAATGCTCAGTATTTGAAATCATGAAAATCTCCGGCCTTTCTCTTCTCTGCGTGTTTGACGTAATCGTTAACAAATTTAAAGTGTTGCGTTGTACGGAAGTTATGTATTACAGCGCCGTTCTTGTGGAAAATATCATAATGGTTGCAACTTGGATTCTACTCTCCAGCAAAGGATACGTCTTCAAATTATCAAGTGTTGTAGTCCTGTTGTGCACTTTTGTATTTGGTGTAATCCTGAAATCATGTAGCTGTGGCTATATAGAAGAGAACAACGAAGATGATGATTTCTCATCGGCTGATGTGTTCGACTTTGAACAGACTAATCTTAAACTgggaaattcaaataaaaagcCAACGAAGAGGAAACCTCGGGATATAAACCACCTCTCCAGTAACACGGCGTCCGAAATTCAAATAGAGTCTATATTCACCCCCATATCCGAATCCATGAGACGACAGAAAGAAATCTTAAAGAGCCCGTCTAGTAAATGTTCTGGAAACGGGAGTCTTGTGGTGGCTGAAAGTAATGGAGACTTGAACTCAAGCAACAGCAGAAACACAAATACACTGAATCTGAGTAATCTAACTAGCAAACAAAACAAGAACAAAGACAAAGATTTGGAACAATACAATGAGCGTGCCCGGATGTCATCCTTAGCAATGGAAATAAAATCTCCacaagtaaaacaaaaacaattttttcaAGACAATGAtgtaaaaaatacaaacattgtTTCCAAATCgccacaaataaaaaaatactcAATGGGAAAAAAACTGGATATACCTTTATTTCCGCAAGAATGCAACGATTTAATAGGCAGCAAAGAGTTTGGTTCTCCCAAACCCAAGCATATTTTGAGCAACTCTGTTGCAGAATACACGATGGGTGATTCATCTTCCGATTCGTCTTATTCGGAATACCTCAGTTACAGCAGTTATTATGTAGATACCACTGATTGGTCCTCTATGTCATGTGATTCCGATGGCGCAGTAACATGGCCCCCATCAACTCCAATAACACTTGTAAATTTACACAGTTTACCAAAGGAAAGGTTAGAGACCTCTGATAGTGTTCATGTGTGGTTAAGTCGCTTAAACGAATGGGAACCTAGTTACGAAACAACCCTTCCTGACTTTGATGCAGGGAGTCCCGATACATCACGTAGTGTGCATAGTATGGAAACAGAACagcataaaactgaaatattcaGAAGAAGCAGTTCTGTGCATGAGCAAAGACAACATAtatacaaaagaaaaaacagATATGCACATCATAGTCTAGATGCAGACAATCCACATGATCATTTATATGTAAACCATGTGGATGTCGCTGCAGACCAGGTCAATCTGGAGTTACCTCATACCTCACAGACGAGAAATATCCCACAAAACGAGAAGAAAGCGTTTCTGGTCTGGAACGATGACTCCATCGGTCCACCTGACGTAGTCCAGGAGTCGGTTGTCTGA
- the LOC125668970 gene encoding nuclear inhibitor of protein phosphatase 1-like, translated as MLFTDGAEELKMSSGPLVNNFEVPSWAGKPPPGLHLDCMKDGKMIQKLMIDEKKCYFFGRNKQLCDFCIDHQSCSRVHAALVWHKHLSRPFIVDLGSTHGTHIGHIKLESRKPQQVPIDSEIHFGASTRIYIIRERPQVSTGQMSDDKDKRREDLEGGLLGLPETETELDNLTEFNTAHNRRISSMVDVGADTGPNALKRKHKSLHVNFEEEDEVINPEDIDPSVGRFRNMIQTTVIPTKRQKMDTGLVQNTSMTDNITKRLQSFSYQTPSLYGDLSAAPNTYSIAAKMGLHVPNLAPDIVPDEPVAPTITGHPPVVFNVEEVSKEPKKKKYAKEMWPGKKPVHSLLV; from the exons ATGCTATTTACAGATGGCGCTGAGGAACTGAAAATGTCCAGTGGACCACTTGTGAACAATTTTGAAGTCCCATCGTG GGCTGGAAAACCTCCACCGGGACTCCATCTAGACTGTATGAAGGATGGCAAAATGATTCAG aaACTGATGATCGATGAGAAGAAATGCTACTTCTTTGGAAGGAATAAACAACTGTGCGACTTCTGCATTGACCACCAGTCATGTTCCAGAGTTCATGCTGCTCTTGTGTGGCACAAGCACCTGTCACGGCCATTCATTGTAGATTTAGGCAGCA CTCATGGTACACACATTGGACACATCAAACTGGAATCCAGGAAACCACAACAAGTTCCTATTGACAGTGAAATCCATTTTGGGGCCTCAACTCGAATCTACATCATTCGAGAACGCCCCCAGGTCAGCACTGGGCAGATGTCGGACGATAAGGACAAACGGCGGGAGGATCTGGAGGGCGGCCTACTGGGGCTCCCAGAGACAGAAACAGAGCTAGAT AATTTAACAGAATTCAACACTGCCCACAACAGACGAATATCCTCAATGGTGGATGTTGGAGCAGACACAGGTCCCAACGCCCTGAAGAGGAAACACAAAAGTCTCCATGTCAACTTTGAAGAAGAAGATGAAGTCATTAACCCAG AGGATATAGACCCTTCAGTCGGACGATTCAGAAACATGATCCAGACAACTGTTATACCCACTAAG CGTCAGAAAATGGACACGGGTCTAGTTCAAAACACATCAATGACCGACAACATAACCAAACGATTACAAAGTTTCTCTTATCAAACACCAAGTTTGTACGGTGACTTATCAGCCGCACCAAACACATACAGTATAGCTGCTAAAATGGGACTTCATGTACCCAACCTGGCTCCTGACATTGTGCCAGATGAACCTGTGGCACCTACAATCACAGGGCATCCACCAGTTGTGTTTAATGTGGAAGAGGTGTCAAAGGAAccgaagaaaaagaaatatgcCAAGGAAATGTGGCCAGGCAAAAAACCTGTTCATTCACTTCTTGTATAG